In a genomic window of Candidatus Competibacteraceae bacterium:
- the aroC gene encoding chorismate synthase produces the protein MSGNTFGKLFTVTTFGESHGPALGAVVDGCPPGLALAETDLQIDLDRRRPGKSRHTTQRREPDQVRILSGVFEGRTTGTPIGLLIENVDQRSKDYREIMDRFRPGHADYTYHQKYGLRDYRGGGRSSARETALRVAAGAIAKKYLRERYGVLVRGYLAQLGPIRPAKVIWEVVGNNPFFCPDPDKVAELEQFMDALRKSGDSIGARVTVVATGVPVGWGEPVFDRLDADIAHALMGINAVKGVEIGAGFASVEQRGTEHRDEMAPAGFLSNHAGGVLGGISSGQDIVASIALKPTSSLRLPGRTVNLQGEPVTVVTEGRHDPCVGIRATPIAEAMLALVLMDHALRHRAQNFDVRPEMPVIPGAIAKDEPTG, from the coding sequence ATGTCTGGCAACACGTTTGGCAAGTTGTTCACCGTCACTACTTTTGGAGAGAGCCACGGCCCGGCGCTCGGCGCGGTCGTGGATGGCTGTCCGCCCGGTTTGGCCTTGGCCGAAACGGACCTGCAAATCGATTTAGACCGCCGTCGACCCGGAAAGAGCCGCCATACCACCCAGCGGCGCGAGCCGGATCAGGTGCGCATCCTGTCGGGGGTGTTCGAGGGTAGGACCACCGGCACGCCGATCGGGTTACTGATCGAGAACGTGGACCAGCGTTCGAAAGATTATCGCGAGATCATGGATCGGTTCCGGCCCGGCCATGCCGATTACACCTATCATCAGAAGTACGGGTTGCGGGATTATCGCGGCGGGGGCCGGTCCTCGGCGCGGGAAACCGCGCTGCGGGTGGCGGCGGGGGCCATCGCCAAAAAGTACCTGCGCGAGCGTTACGGGGTGCTGGTCCGCGGCTACTTGGCCCAACTTGGCCCGATCCGACCCGCCAAAGTGATCTGGGAAGTCGTGGGCAACAATCCGTTCTTTTGTCCGGACCCGGATAAAGTGGCGGAATTGGAGCAATTCATGGACGCACTGCGCAAGTCCGGGGATTCCATCGGCGCGCGGGTGACGGTGGTGGCTACTGGGGTGCCGGTCGGCTGGGGCGAGCCGGTGTTCGACCGACTGGACGCGGACATCGCCCATGCCCTGATGGGCATCAACGCGGTCAAGGGCGTGGAGATCGGAGCCGGTTTCGCCAGCGTGGAACAACGCGGCACCGAACACCGCGACGAAATGGCCCCGGCGGGATTTTTGAGCAACCACGCCGGCGGGGTGCTGGGCGGTATTTCCAGCGGACAGGACATCGTGGCCAGCATCGCTCTGAAACCGACCTCCAGCCTCCGGCTGCCGGGACGGACCGTCAACCTGCAAGGCGAACCGGTGACGGTGGTGACCGAGGGCCGGCACGATCCCTGTGTCGGCATCCGCGCCACGCCCATCGCCGAGGCCATGCTGGCCTTGGTGTTGATGGATCATGCCTTGCGCCATCGCGCCCAGAATTTCGATGTGCGCCCGGAAATGCCGGTCATTCCGGGCGCTATCGCCAAAGACGAACCGACCGGCTAA